A portion of the Toxoplasma gondii ME49 chromosome VIIb, whole genome shotgun sequence genome contains these proteins:
- a CDS encoding hypothetical protein (encoded by transcript TGME49_259100): protein MENSSARRAPRSLADTREWRGRKATANRVNLIQLAGDGKAINAGKRSDAVDKEKMPCAFLGHAARKKMRRNAGTSSLRRALASGLPRKHPEEARDCAFFTPPFSDTLVNTASSSDSLSHSRIPLHASNSSASPSLRITGLCYSRATLSLSLSASPIRPLCHSAP, encoded by the coding sequence ATGGAAAACTCGTCGGCGCGTCGAGCTCCACGCAGCCTCGCAGACACACGGGAGTGGCGCGGGAGAAAAGCTACAGCGAACCGGGTGAATCTCATCCAGCTCGCGGGAGACGGCAAAGCCATCAACGCGGGGAAAAGGAGTGATGCGGTGGACAAGGAAAAAATGCCATGTGCTTTTCTGGGGCATGCCGCCAGAAAAAAAATGCGAAGAAATGCCGGAACCTCCTCTCTGCGGCGAGCTCTCGCGTCTGGTCTGCCACGGAAACATCCTGAAGAAGCGCGGGACTGCGCCTTTTTCACACCGCCTTTTTCAGACACCCTTGTAAATACCGCGAGTTCCTCTGACTCTCTGTCACATTCAAGAattcctctgcatgcgtcgaacTCGAGTGCCTCACCCTCTCTGCGTATCACGGGGTTGTGTTACTCGAGGgcaactctctctctctctctatccgCGTCACCAATTCGACCTCTTTGCCACAGTGCTCCGTGA